Below is a window of Oceanipulchritudo coccoides DNA.
ACAATGTGAAAGTCGGGAAGCATTGCATCATATGCGCCTGCATCGGCATTTCCGGTAGCGCAGAACTGGGGAATTTCGTGGTGCTGGCCGGACAAGTGGGCATAGCCGGACACCTGAAGATCGGGGATGGGGTCACAGCCACGGGGCAGAGCGGCATTACCAAGGATATCCCGCCCGGAACCGTGCTCAGTGGCACGCCTGCCCGCCCTCATAGGGAGGAGTTACGCAAACAGGTTCTTCTGAAGAAACTACCGGAACTTGCCGAACGCCTGAAAGCGATTGAGGACAAACTGTGAAAAGCGCGCATTTGGGAGATATTTGTTTGCCCCGTTTTGCGGAAGGCGGCATTGAATTTCTCAACGCTTGGAGATGATTTATGCAAATTGGTGAAATGAAAATACTCATGGGGAGCGCGAATGTTCCCCTTGCGAAGGCCGTGTGCGAGTTTGTCGGGACGGAGCCCACACACGTCACCTTGAAGCGTTTTCCGGACAAGGAAGTCTTCGTCAAGATTGACGAAAATATCCGGGGAAAAGATGTCTTTATCATTCAACCAACCTGCCCCCCGGCAAACGATAACCTGATGGAGTTGCTCATCATGATTGATGCGGCTCGTCGCGCCTCGGCCAACCGGATCAATGCGGTCGTTCCCTTTTATGGATATGCACGGCAGGACCGCAAGGACCAGCCGCGTGTCCCGATAACGGCCAAGCTGGTGGCCAACCTGCTTGTCACTGCTGGCGCCAACCGGGTCCTGACAATGGATCTGCACGCACCGCAAATCCAAGGCTTTTTTGATATACCGGTCGACCACCTCTACGCCTCGACAGTCTTTTTTGATTACCTGAAGAAATTCAAGGATGAGAACCTGATTGTCATCTCCCCGGATGTCGGGGGCATCAAGATGGCGGCAGCTTACGCTTCCATGCTGGGTACTGATTTTGGCTTTGTCGCAAAGAAGCGTATGGACGCCACGCAAGTCGAAGCGACGAGTGTCGTGGGCGATGTGGAAGGGAAGTCCGTTCTCATTGTCGATGACTTGACGGAGTCGGCCGGGACACTCCAGGCAGCCGCAAAGATACTCAAGGAGCGCGGGGCCGCCAAGGTCCGTGCAGCCGTGAGCCACGCCGTTCTCAATAGCAAGGGATACGAGCGCATGCAGGAGGGCTTCCTGGATGAGCTGATTTCGACCAATTCAACGCCGGTCGATTGTCGTGGCCTCCCCATTACGATCCTGTCGATTGCCCCCTTGCTGGGTGAGGCCATGTTGCGGATCAATAATCACCAGAGTGTGACCTCCCTTTTCCGCATCAAGGGCTTCTAAAGACCTTTGTTTCGCACTTTATCCGGTTTTCCGGAAGAAATTTTGAATTCCCCGGGTGGGGTTGCGTCAAATGAGATAATGGAAAATATTATCTCACACACTATGAAGCTATCCACCCACACAAAACCTTTCGCGTCGTCCCGTCGGCTTTTTGCGCTCGGGCTAATGGTCATTGCTGGCACTGGGCTGCATGCAGAGACGGATTTTCCTTTGAGCACGGAACCTGTCGATGATGGTTCAGCCCCGCATCTCGCCAGCTATGCGGATATTCTTGAG
It encodes the following:
- a CDS encoding ribose-phosphate pyrophosphokinase, with amino-acid sequence MQIGEMKILMGSANVPLAKAVCEFVGTEPTHVTLKRFPDKEVFVKIDENIRGKDVFIIQPTCPPANDNLMELLIMIDAARRASANRINAVVPFYGYARQDRKDQPRVPITAKLVANLLVTAGANRVLTMDLHAPQIQGFFDIPVDHLYASTVFFDYLKKFKDENLIVISPDVGGIKMAAAYASMLGTDFGFVAKKRMDATQVEATSVVGDVEGKSVLIVDDLTESAGTLQAAAKILKERGAAKVRAAVSHAVLNSKGYERMQEGFLDELISTNSTPVDCRGLPITILSIAPLLGEAMLRINNHQSVTSLFRIKGF